From the Thermus brockianus genome, the window GGTGGGCATAGAGGGGCCCTTGCTAGGGGGTGTGGCCTTGGCGGCGGTTTTGGGGCACAACTACTCCGTGTTCTTGGGCTTTCAGGGGGGAAAGGGCGTGGCCACCAGCTTCGGCACCCTCCTTTTCCTGGACCCGGTGCTGGCCCTTTGGACCCTGCCCATAGGGCTTTCCGTGATGCTCCTCACCCGCTACGTTTCCGCAGGGAGCATGACCGGGGGGTTGGCGGCCTTGGTGCTGGCCTTGGCCTTGGGGCGGCCCCTTTGGGAGGTGGGCACCGTGGCCCTCATGGCCCTTCTCATCTTCTTCACCCACCGGGAAAACCTAAAGCGCCTCCAGGCGGGTACGGAGCGGCGGCTTGGGGAGCGGGTGGAGGTGAGGGATGCTTGACCTTTTGGTCATCGCCCCCCATCCCGACGATGGGGAGCTCGGGTGCGGTGGGACCTTGGCGAGGGCCAAGGCGGAAGGGTTATCCACGGGGATTTTGGACCTCACCCGGGGGGAGATGGGCACCAAGGGCACCCCGGAGGAAAGGGCCCAGGAGGTGGCGGAGGCGAGCCGGATCCTGGGCCTGGACTTTAGGGGGAACCTGGGGCTTCCCGATGGGGGGCTTGCCGACACCCCCGAGCAGCGCCTGAAGCTGGCGGATGCGCTCAGGAAATTGAGGCCCCGCATCCTCTTCGCCCCCCTCGAGGCCGACCGCCACCCCGACCACACGGCGGCAAGCCGCCTGGTGGTGGCCGCCCTCCACCTGGCGGGCCTGAAGAAGGCCCCCTTGGAAGGGGAGCCTCACCGGGTGGAAAGGTTTTTCTTCTACCCGGGCAACCACCCCTTCACCCCCAGCTTCCTGGTGAAGATCTCCGCCTTCATAGACCAGTGGGAGCAGGCGGTCTTGGCCTACAGGAGCCAGTTTTCCGGGGAGGCGGCGAGCGAGACCGTGGGGCCCAAGGGGGTGGAGGCCCGCAAGGCCATGCGCCGCTACTTTGGCAACTACCTGGGGGTGGACTACGCCGAGCCCTTTGTGAGCCAGCTTCCCGTGCTCTACGTCCCCTGGTCCCGGGCCTAGGCGCTTGCATAACTTTGCAAGGTCGGGGTATCCTAAGGGCCTCATGGGGGGAGACGCCCTGACCCTGCCCAAGGACCTTTTGGACTTTTACGGCTACAGTGCCCAGGCCATCCGGGACCTGATCGCCTTGGCGGAGCGGCTTAAGCGGGAGCGCTACCGGGGGGAGGAGCTAAAGGGGAAGGTCCTGGCCCTCCTCTTTGAGAAGCCCTCCTTACGTACCCGGACCACCCTCGAGGTGGCCATGCTCCACCTGGGGGGGCATGCGGTTTACCTGGACCAGAAACAGGTGGGTATCGGGGAGCGGGAGCCCGTGAGGGACATCGCCAAGAACCTGGAGCGGTTCGTGGAGGGGATCGCCGCCCGGGTCTACCGGCACGCGACCGTGGAGGCCCTGGCCCGCCATGCCCGCATCCCCGTCATCAACGCCCTTTCGGACCGGGCCCATCCCCTGCAGGCCCTGGCGGACCTCCTCACCCTCAAGGAGGTCTTTGGGGGGTGGGAGGGCCTCGAGGTGGCCTGGGTGGGGGACGGGAACAACGTTTTAAACTCCCTCCTGGAGGTCGCGCCCCTGGTGGGGCTAAGGGTGCGGGTGGCCACCCCTAAGGGCTACGAGCCCGATCCCGCCCTTCTGGAAAAGGCCAAGGCCTACTTCACCCACGACCCCAAGGAGGCCGCCTTTGGGGCCCACGCCCTCTACACGGACGTCTGGACCAGCATGGGCCAGGAGGCGGAGCGGGAAAAGCGCCTCAAGGACTTCCGTGGCTTCCAGGTGAACGGGGAACTCCTCTCCCTCCTCCACCCCGAAGGGATCTTCCTCCACTGCCTCCCCGCCCACTACGGAGAGGAGACCACGGAGGAAGCCGTGCACGGCCCCAAAAGCCGCGTCTTTGACCAGGCGGAAAATCGTCTCCACACCGCCAAAGCCGTCCTCCTCACCTTGCTAAAGTAGGGGTATGGTCCGCCCTTACCGCTTTAGCCTGGAGGAGTTCCTGAAGCTTCCCCTGCCCGAGCGGGGGGTGGAGCTTCTGGAGGGGGAGATTTACCAGATGGCACCCATCGGCCCACGCCACGCCTACGTTCTGAACCGCTGGAACCGTCTCTTCGTGGAGCGCTTTCCCGAAGCGTTGGTGCAGGTTCAGGGTCCCTTGGCCCTGGCTCCGGATGTGTATTTGGAGCCGGACCTGGCCCTTCTGCGGCCGGGGGACTATGGGGAGCGCCTTCCTGGGGCGGAGGACGTGCTTTTGCTCCTGGAGGTTTCCGATGCTTCCTTGGAGTACGATTTAGGCAAAAAGGTGCCCCTATACGCCCGTATGGGCGTGCCCGAGGTTTGGGTCCAGGACCTCCAGGGAAGCCGGCTCCTCGTTTTCCGCACCCCGGAGGAGGACCACTACCGGGAGCAGATCTGGGTTAAGCCCGGGGAGCGCCTGGCGCCCCTGGCCTTCCCGGAAGTTCTTCTGGAGGTGCCGTGGTAAGGGTGGGGATCCTGGGCGCCTCGGGGTATGGCGGGGCGGAGCTCCTCCGCCTGCTTAAGCGCCATCCTGGGGTGGAACTGGTGGGTTTTTCCAGCCGCAAGCACGAGGGTAGACCCCTTTCTTCCGCCTGGCCCCAGCTTTGGGACGAAAGGCCCTTCGTTGCCCAAGAGGAGGTCTTGGAGCGGGCGGACGTCCTGTTTCTGGCCCTCCCCAACGGCCTCGCCATGGGGATCACCCCCGAGGCCCTTCGCGCGGGCAAGCGGGTCATAGACCTTTCCGGGGACTACCGCCTTCCCCCGGAGGTCTACGAGGCCTGGTACGGGATCCGCCACCAAAGCCCCGAGCTCTTCCGGGAGGCGGTCTACGGCCTGCCCGAGCTCCACCGGGAGGAGCTCAGGGAAGCCCGCCTGGTGGCGAACCCTGGCTGCTACGTCACCGCCGCCACCTTGGCCCTCGCTCCCTTGGCGGCGGAAGGGGTTCTCCGGCGTGCCTTCGTGGTGGGCTTAAGCGGGGTTTCGGGGGCGGGCAGGGAGGGGGAGGGCACCTTCTTCGCCGAGGTGAACGAGAACCTGAAACCCTACAAGGTAGGGGGCACCCACCGCCACATCCCCGAGATGGAAGCGAACCTGGGCCGCCTCCTGGCCCAAGGGCGGAGGGTGCGCACCCACGGGCCCAGGCGGGAGGTGCGCCTTTCCTTCACCCCCCACCTGGTGCCCATGACCCGGGGGATTTTGGTCACCGCGGAGGCGGAGGTGGAGGGGACCTGGAGCCAGGAGGCTCTGGACGCCCTCTACCGGGACTTCTACCTAGGGGAGCCCTTCGTGCGGGTTTTGGGGGGGCTTCCCGAGACCAAGGGCACCTATGGCGCCAACCGGGTGGACCTCAAGCCCCTCTACGAGGAAAGGACTGGGCGCGTCCTGGTCTTCGCCGCCTTGGACAACCTGGTGAAGGGCATGGCGGGGCAGGCGGTGCAGAACCTGAACCTGATGCTGGGCCTACCCGAGGACACCGCCTTGCCCAAGGAGGGCGTATGGCCGTGAGGTTACCCAGGGGTTTCCGCGCCGGGGCTACCCGGGCGGGCATCAAGCCTTCGGGCAAGCCGGACCTGGCCCTTTTGGTCTCAGGGCTTCCCGCCCAATGGGCCTACGCCGCCACCCAGAACCGGGCCGCGGCCCCTTCCATCCACCGGGGCCGGGGGCTTTACGCCACCGGAGCCCCCTTGCGGGCCGTGGTGGTGAACGCCGGCAACGCCAACTGCGCCACGGGGGAGCGGGGCTTTCGGGACGACGCGCGGATGGCCGAGCTCGCCGCCTTCCGCCTGGGCCTTGCCCCCGAGGAGGTGCTCACCGCCTCCACGGGGGTGATCGGGGTGCCCCTGCCCGTGGAGCGGATCGCGGCGGGCCTGCCGCAAATAGAGCTCACCCCTTACGCCGACCCCTTCGCCGAGGCCATCCTCACCACCGACCTGGTGCCCAAGGTGGCGGAGGCCGAGGTGGCGGGGGCCAGGGTGGTGGGCATCGCCAAGGGAAGTGGGATGATCCACCCCAACATGGCCACCATGCTGGCCTTTTTGGTCACGGACGCCTGGGTGCCCCAGGAGGCCTTGCGGGAGGCCTGGAGGGGCATCGTGGACCGCACCTTCAACCAGGTGACCGTGGACGGGGACACCTCCACCAACGACCTGGCCCTGGTCATGGCCAATGGGGCTTATGGGGAGGTGCCGCCCGAAGCCCTCTTCCAGGCTTTGGAAGGGGTGGCGCGGGAGCTTGCCAAGAGGATTGCCCGGGATGGGGAAGGGGCCACGAAGCTTTTGGTGGTGCGGGTGGTGGGGGCGGTCACGGAGGAGGAGGCGAGGCGGGCGGCTAGGGCGGTGGCGGGAAGCCTCCTTTGGAAAAGCGCCCTCTACGGCAACGACCCCAACTGGGGCCGCATCCTGGCCGCCCTCGGCAACTCGGGGGCCCGGTTTGACCCCTTGCGGGTGCGGATTTCCCTCCAAGGTATCCCCCTGTACGCCGGCGGGGACCTCCCCTTTGACCGGGAGAGGGCGAGCCAGGCCATGCGCCAGGAGGTGGTGGAGGTCCTGGTGGACCTGGGAGAGGGGGAAGGGGCGGCGGAGGCCTACGGGTGCGACCTCACCGAGGGGTATGTGCGCATAAACGCCTTGTACACGACTTGACTTTTTCTTGGGAAGAACGTAGCATATCTTCACGAGGGTGGAAACCCTCTATATGGAGGTGAAGGATGAAGAAAGCGGTGGTTGTAGCTTTTGCGGCTCTCCTGACGGCGGCCATGGCGCAGAAGTTTTCCGTGGAGGCTGGTGCTGGCCTCTACGGAAACCTAGGCGGGCAACTGGCTGTGGTGGCGGAGGACTTTACCCCTGGGCTTCCCTTGGGGGTGCGGCTGGGCGTGGGCTTCGCCCAGAGCGATGCGCGGGACGATGGGTATGACCTTGGGGGAGGCACGACTTGGGGTGACTACAAGAAGACCAACGAGCTCTCCGAGTGGGGCCAAAACATCACCCTTTCCTTGGATGTTCTCTACAAGGTGGCGGGCTTGGGTCTGCCGGTGGAGGTGGCGCCTTACGCCGGGATCCGCTACAACCTCTTCTCGGGTGGCTATACGGATCCGCAGAATAAGATTTCGGGCACCAAGAGCGAATCTGTTTCCACCAACCAGTTTGGCTTCGGCGCCGGTGTGCGCCTCGCTTACCCCCTCATGCCCAACCTGAGCCTGGTGGGGGACCTGGGGGCGGATTACTACCTGAACGCTTGCTTCAAGAGGGTCCATGAGGATGACTCCGGGAATAAGACCGAGAGAACTGTGTGCCCCGGGGGCAGCGGCTACGATAGCCTCAACGAATTGGTTACCCAGCCCGAGTGGGTCTTCAAGCTCCGCGTGGGCGCCGCTTATCGCTTCTAAGCCCTAGGGTAGCATGAAGGGGATGCGTGGGCATCCCCTTCTTCTTTTGCTTTTCCTTGCCGGTTGCGCTCGGCCCGATGGGGCCCCGCCGGAGCTCGGCCTGGTGGAGCCCTTGGGTGGAGCGGTGGCCCCCGGCAAGGCCCTGGTGGTGGAGGGCTACGCCTTTGACCCCTCCGGGGTGGCGAGCGTGCGGGCGCAAGGGGCGGAGGTGCTGGGGGAGGCGGAGAAGGGCAAGCGGCTCGTGCGCTTCCGCTTCCGCCTACAGGCCCCCACCTCGGGGGAGGTGGAACTGAGGATGGAGGCGGTGGACGCCCTGGGCCACCGGGTGGAGCGGCGCGTTCCCTTGGTGCTGGACGCCGCCCCGCCCCGGATCGTGGTGGAGCGGGTGGAGCGGGAGGGGAGCCTCTACCGGGTTTATGGCCGGGTGGAGGACAACGTGCGGGTGGACCGGGTGGTGGTGCAGGTGGGAGGACGGTACACGCCGCTTTCCCTGCCCAAGGAAGCTAGGGTTTCCTTTTTGGTGGAGGTCCCTTCGGGAGCGGTGGTGGTAGCGGTGGACGCCGCTGGCAACCGTTCTTCTAGGCGCATCCCCTAAGGGGCGCCTTGTGGTACACTTTGGGCCGGTATGCCGCTAGGGGAAGCCCTTCACGACCTAGCCCGGGCCCTGAGGGAGACCCCCCTCGAGGCCCGGGAGGCGGGGCGCTTCCGGGAAATCGCCAAGCTCCTCCACCGCCTTCCCCCAAGCCGGGAGCGGGATGGGCTCTTGGCGGTGGCCTACCTGCGGCTATACCAGCTCTTGGGCCAGGAAGAAGACTACCTCAAGGGCTACAGCTACGCCCGCACTGCCCGCCTCGAGGCGGTGCGCCTTTTGAGCGAACGCCTGGGGGAGGGCCAATGAAGGAGCTTTTGGGGCTTCTCGCTGTCTGGAGCATCGTTCTTTCCGGGCTTGCCCTTTTGGTGGGGGTAGGGCTCATCCGCCGGGGTGAGCGGGTTTGGCACCACCGGGCCATGCTCACGGCCACGGCGCTGGCGGCTTTGTTTTTGGTCTTTTACCTCACCAAGTGGGGCCTTTACGGCACCACGGCCTATGGGGGGCCGGAGGCTTGGCGGGGGGTCTACTACTTTATCCTCATCACCCACACCCTTTTGGCCACCCTGAACGGGCCTTTGGCCCTTTACGTTATCTGGCGGGCCATTAGGGGCGAGTTCGCCCTCCACAAGCGCTGGGCTAAGGTCCTGGTGCCCATCTGGCTCTACGTGGCCCTCACGGGTTGGGTCATTTACCTCGTGCTCAAGCGCTACGGGGTGGAGTCGGGGGGGATCGCCTTCTAGCCCAGGGCTCCACCACGATCCGCCCCTCCACCACCCGGGCGAGCTCGGGCCCCTCCGCCGCTTCCCCCTCGGGGGCCTGGGCCAGGTGGGGTCCGATGCGGAGTTGCTTGGCGCCGAGGCTTAGGGCGAAGATGAAGCGCTCCTCATCCCCCCCTGCCCCGGCGTGGGCGAGGCCCCGGAGTTTCCCCACCACGATCACGTCCCCTCCCGCCACCACCTCGGCCCCTGGGTTGACGTCCCCCAGGACCACGACGGTGCCGGGGTGCTCCACCCGCTCCCCGGCCCTTAGGGTTTTGCTCACCACCAGGGTGCTTAGGCCCTTGTGGCTTCGGGCGGGTACGAGGGTGAGGGGGCGGCCTAAGGCCAGGAGGGCCTCTACGACCTCTTGGGGCACGGGCCCCGCCACCTCCACCTCCAGGGGAAGCCCCTCGGGGAGGGTGAGCCGGGCTATGTCCTCGGCGCTCTCCCCCCCGTCCAGGCGGAGGGCGAGGGCCTTGGGCGTGGCGCGGAGGCGCATGGGGCTATTTTACGGGGCCTTGGCCTCCTCGGGCACCTTCCAGTAGGCCTCCATCACCTTGCGCACCGCTGGGAGGGCCACCCGGCTCCCTTCCCCCCCGTTTTCAAAGAAGGCCACTACCACCAAGGGAGGGTAGGGGCTTTGGGGGTCCGTGGGCCCATACCCCATGTACCAGGCGTGCTCCAGCCCCCGGCGCTTGCCGGGGGTTTCCGCTGTCCCCGTTTTGCCCCCTGTGGGGACGGGGAAGCTTCCCAGCACGTGGCGCGCCGTCCCCTCGGTCACGGTCTTCCGCAAACCCTCTTGGAGCACGCCGAAGAAGCGCCCCGGTACCGGCGCCAAGGAGGGCCTTACCTCCTCCTTGCCCAAGCGCTTCACCAGGTGCAGTCGGGGTTTCTTGCCCCCGTTGGCCAGGGTGGCCAGCATGCGGGCGATCTGGGCCGGGGTGGCGAGGACCGGACCCTGGCCGATGGCCACGGAAAGGGTTTCCCCGGGGTACCAAGCCTCCCCCAAGGCCTCCCGCTTCCAGGCCCGGGTTGGGAGGAGGCCCGTCTTCTCCGCCACCTCCACCCCCGTGGGCTCCCCAAGGCCGAGAAGCTGCGCCCGGGCCGCCAGGCGGTCCACAAAGCCCAAGGGGTCCTGGGCCACCGCCTGGTAGTACCAGGTGTTGCAGCTCCAGGCGATGGCCTCCCGTACCGTCATGGGCCCCATGTCCCGGCTGGCCCAGTTGCGGCGCACCTGCCCCCCGTAGACGATGTAGGGGCTACAGCGGTAGGGGGTGTTTGGGCTCACGTAGCCCTCCTCCAGGAGGGCGTAGCTCGTGGCGAGCTTGAAGGTGGAGCCCGGGGTGTAGGGCTGGAGGGCGCGGTTGAGGAGGGGCAGGTCCGGGTCCCGTAGGAGGTCCTGGACCTCCTTGGGCACGGGGCGCTTGGCGAAGAGGTTGGGGTCAAAGGAGGGGGCGCTGGCCATGGCCAGGATCTCCCCGCTTCTCGGGTCCAGGGCCACGATGGCCCCCTTGACCCGGGTGGCGGGGGGGAGGCCGTTAAGCCTGCGGCCCGCATTGATGTCCGCGAGGGCTTCCTCTAGCGCCCTTTCCGCCGCCCGTTGCAGGTCTAGGTCCAGGGTGAGGACCACGTCCTTTCCGGGGGTGGGCTCTTCCAGGATGGTTTCCCGCAGACGTTCCCCCCGGACGTTCACCTCCACCGCCTTCACGCCCCGTTTGCCCCGCAGGTAGGGCTCGAGGGCAGCCTCGAGGCCCGCCTGGCCCACCTGCTCGTCGGGGCTATAGCCCCGCTTCACCTGTTCGGCGTTGGCCTGGAGGACGTAGCCCAAAACGGGTCCCGAGATGGGGTTTGGGTAGTGGCGTTCAATGCGTTCTACAAGCTTCAGGTTCCTCTGCCCGGCGGTGAGCTCCGCCAGGGTGGGGAGGAGGTGCTCGGGCACCCCCGCCTTGAGCACCCCGGGTTCCTTGGGGAGTTCCTTCAGGCCCAAAAGCGGGAGGAGCCGCTCCTTAAAGGCCACCTCTCCCCCCTCGTAGACCAGGTCCACCACCAGCCGGTCCTGGGCGATGACCCGCCCTTTCCGGTCCAGGATCCGCCCTCGGGGGGCGGGGATACCCTCGGTCTTCAGGTAGTTCCCCTGGCTTTTCAGGGCGTACTTCTCGTGCTCCAGCACCTGGAGTTGCCAAGCCCGAAGGCCCAAAAGGCCCAGGGCCACCAGGAAGGAGAGCATGAGGGCGTAAAGCCTCGAGGTCATGGCGCACGCGCACCCTTTAGCCGAAGGGCCAGGAGGGCCAGGGGGAGGGTGAAGAGGCCTTCCAGAAGAAGGTCCAGGGGGAGGAGGGGGGGGAGGTCCAGGCGAAGCCAGTAGGCCACCAGGAAGTAGCCGAACCACTTGGCCAGAAAGGCCCAAAGGAAGGCGAAGGAGGCGCCCAGCCCTTCCCCCGCCACCAGGCGCCGGCTTGCGGCGTAGAAGGCGTAAGCGGCGAGGAGGAGGCCCGTGGCGTGGAGGCCCAGGAGGCCATACCCCAAGAGGTCTTGGAGAAGCCCAAGGAGAAAGGCCACGGGAAGCCCTAGGTAGTAGGGCCTGCCCCAGGCGTACCAAAGGGCAAGGACCAGGAAGAGGTCGGGGGCCATGAGCCCCTGGGGCCAGAGGGCGGAAAGGAGCCCGGCCAGAAAAAGGGTGAGGAGAAGGGCTAAAAGCGCCGTCATAAGGGCCTCAGGACGATCACCTCTTCCAGGAGGGAAAGCTCCACCAAGGGCCTGGCCCAGGCCCTTAGCTTAAGCCCCCCCTGAACCCTTTCCACCCGTTCCACCCGGCCCACGGGGATGCCCGCGGGGAAAAGGCCCAAGGGCGCCCCGGTGAGGAGGAGGTTCCCCGGGGCCACCTGGACCGTGGGGGGAAACTCGGCCAGGAGCCGGTCCGGGGGGGCACCGCGGGCCACACCCCGCCCGGGGGCCCCTTCGGGGCGCACCCCCACCTGGCTTTCCGGGTCCAAAAGGGTGCGCACCAGGGCCCGGTGGGCCTCCACCTCCACCACCAGGCCCACCAGCCCCTCGGGGGCGGTGACGGGCATGCCCACCCGGATCCCGTCCCGTTCCCCAAGGCCGATCACCAGGCGGCGGTAGAGCCCCGAGAGGTCTTCCCCCACCACGGGGGCCACGGCCACCACCCCCGGGGCCTGCTCCGCTTGCACCCTAAGGGCCCGGGAGAGGCGCTCCACCTCCAGGCGAAGCCTGCGGTTTTCCGCTTCCAAGGCCGCCACCCGGTCCTTGAGGAGGCGGTTTTCCCGGTAGAGGTCTTCCCGGTTTAGGAGGGCGGAAACCCCCGCCCGGAGGTTCTCCCCAAACCGGTGCCCTAGGGCGGGCAGGGGGGCGGTGAGGGGGGAAAGCCGGAGGGAAACCTTGGGGGCGAGGGGCCGGGTGAGGGCGGCCAGGGCGAGTCCCAAGGCGAGGAGGCCGAGGAGGAGAAGGCGGCGCAGGGCGGTTTCGCTCACGGCCTAAACCCCCTTTCCCAAAGGAGGGCGAAGAGCCGGGACACGGGGAGGCCCACCACGGTGTAGAAGTCCCCCTCCACCCCCGAAAGAAGGGCCATGCCGAGCCCCTGGGCCCCGTAGCCCCCCGCCTTGTCCAGGCCCTCGCCGCTTTCCACGTACCAGGCGATCTCCTCCTCCGAAAGGGGACGGAAGCGCACCCTGGCCGTGTGCACCTCCAGGACCAGGTCCATCGGGGTGCGGAGGTAGATGGCGGTGTGCACCCGGTGGCTCCTCCCGGAAAGGAGCCTGAGGAAAAGGCGGTTTTCCTCCGGGTCCTTGGGCTTGCCCAAGACCTTCCCCCCAAGGTCCACCACGGTGTCCGCCGCCAGGACCCATTCCCCCGCCACGCTTTCCCCCTTGCGCCGGGCAAGGGCCAGGGCGAGCTCGGGTGGGGGGAGCGCGAGGTCCGCTTCCTCTACCCCGGGGACCACCACCCGAAGGGGGTAGCCCAGGGCCTCGAGGAGGGCCCTGCGCCTGGGGCTACCCGAGGCCAGGATTAAAGGGGGTCGCCCGCTTCCCAAAGCCTTTCCACCTCCTTTCGGTAGGCCTCCGCCAGGGTGGGGCTCCTTAGGACCAGGAGGTTTTCGTTGTTCACCTCCCGGGCGCGGAAGGAGAAGTTGTAGCTTCCCGTAATCACGTGGATCCCGTCCAGGACCATGACCTTGTGGTGCAGGGTGTAGGGGTTAGGGTCCTTCCGCACGGGGATACCCCCCTCAAGGAGCCTTTCGTCCCGGCTATCCCCCAGGTTGCGGGCTTCCAGGACCACCCGCACCGCAAGGCCCCGTTCCTTTGCCCCTAGAAGGGCTTCCACAATTTCGCGGTCCGTGAGGACGAAGGCGGCCACCAGGATCTCCCTTTGGGCCTCGCCAATGGCCCTTAGGATGGCTTCCTGGGCAAGCCTTCCCCCTTTAGGGCTAAAGTAGGCGGTTCCCTCCACCCCCTCCAGGGCGAAGGCCACGGGGCGGCCCAGGCCTTCCTTGGCGCCGCCATAAAGGGCCTGGAACTCCTGGGCGTAGCCTTCCGCCAGGGTGGGGGAGGGGAGGAGGAGGGCGTTTTCGTTGTTGCGGGCGAAGGCGTTCCAGGTCATGTTCACGCTTCCCGTCCACACCGCCTTGCGGTCCACCACCAGGAACTTGTGGTGCATGAAGCCTTCCCGCTCGTCGTAGCAGACGGGGATGCCGGCGATTTCCTCGCAGTCTAGGGAAAGGGGCTTGACCCTTTCCCGCAGGAGGGCGCGGGGCACCTTAGGGGGCTCTTCCCCTTGCCCCAAGGAGGCCGCCACCAGGTAGCGGCGGAAGTCCTCCCGGTAGTCGCTTTCCCCGTAAAGCCGAACCCTCACCCCCCGCTTTCCGGCCGCGAGGAGGCCTTTTGCGATCTCTAGGTCGCGAAATTCGTAGAAGGCCCCCTCCAGGGTTTCCTGGGCCGAGGCCATGAGGGCAAGGAGATGGGCCTTGGCCCTTTCCCCATCCTGGGGCATGAAGTAGACCTCGGCCTTTCCCGCCTCCACTGGGGGCGGGGCGGGCTTGCGGAGCTCTTGGTAGGCCCAAAGGAGGAAAAGGACGAGGAGGACCAGGTAGCCGGGAAGCCCCGCCAAAGCCTTTTGCCTGCGCCGCCTAGTACCCACTGCCCGCTTCCCCCCGTACCAGGGCCACACCGCTGGAGGTGCCGAGGCGGCTTGCCCCCGCTTCCAAGAGTTGCAGGGCGGTTTCCCGGTCCCGGATGCCCCCCGCCGCCTTCACCCGGGCCCGGCCCCTGGCGACCCGCACCAAAAGCTCCACGTCCGCAAGGCTTGCCCCCCGGGGGCCAAAGCCCGTGGAGGTTTTGAGGAAGTCCGCCCCACCCCGGATGGCGGCCTCGGCCAGGGCCTCCAGGGCCTCGGGGGTGAAGTGGCCCGTTTCCAGGATCACCTTGAGCACCGCCCGGGGTACCGCCCGGCGCACGGCGCGCACCTCCTCTTCCACGTAGGCCAGGTCGCCGGCGAGGGCCCTTCCCAAGTGCAGGACCATGTCAATCTCATCCGCCCCCCGGGCGTAGGCGAGGCTGGCCTCGAGGGCCTTCACCTCCTTTTCCTGGTACCCCAAAGGGAACCCCACCACGGTCACCAGGCGGAAGGGCGCATGGGGGTAGCGCTCCCGCACGAGGCCCACGTAGGAGGGGGGGATGCAGAGGCCATAGAAACCGTACTCCAGGGCTTCTTCCGC encodes:
- the mreD gene encoding rod shape-determining protein MreD, producing the protein MTALLALLLTLFLAGLLSALWPQGLMAPDLFLVLALWYAWGRPYYLGLPVAFLLGLLQDLLGYGLLGLHATGLLLAAYAFYAASRRLVAGEGLGASFAFLWAFLAKWFGYFLVAYWLRLDLPPLLPLDLLLEGLFTLPLALLALRLKGARAP
- the mreC gene encoding rod shape-determining protein MreC, producing the protein MSETALRRLLLLGLLALGLALAALTRPLAPKVSLRLSPLTAPLPALGHRFGENLRAGVSALLNREDLYRENRLLKDRVAALEAENRRLRLEVERLSRALRVQAEQAPGVVAVAPVVGEDLSGLYRRLVIGLGERDGIRVGMPVTAPEGLVGLVVEVEAHRALVRTLLDPESQVGVRPEGAPGRGVARGAPPDRLLAEFPPTVQVAPGNLLLTGAPLGLFPAGIPVGRVERVERVQGGLKLRAWARPLVELSLLEEVIVLRPL
- a CDS encoding Maf family protein — translated: MGSGRPPLILASGSPRRRALLEALGYPLRVVVPGVEEADLALPPPELALALARRKGESVAGEWVLAADTVVDLGGKVLGKPKDPEENRLFLRLLSGRSHRVHTAIYLRTPMDLVLEVHTARVRFRPLSEEEIAWYVESGEGLDKAGGYGAQGLGMALLSGVEGDFYTVVGLPVSRLFALLWERGFRP
- a CDS encoding phospholipase D-like domain-containing protein, which produces MGTRRRRQKALAGLPGYLVLLVLFLLWAYQELRKPAPPPVEAGKAEVYFMPQDGERAKAHLLALMASAQETLEGAFYEFRDLEIAKGLLAAGKRGVRVRLYGESDYREDFRRYLVAASLGQGEEPPKVPRALLRERVKPLSLDCEEIAGIPVCYDEREGFMHHKFLVVDRKAVWTGSVNMTWNAFARNNENALLLPSPTLAEGYAQEFQALYGGAKEGLGRPVAFALEGVEGTAYFSPKGGRLAQEAILRAIGEAQREILVAAFVLTDREIVEALLGAKERGLAVRVVLEARNLGDSRDERLLEGGIPVRKDPNPYTLHHKVMVLDGIHVITGSYNFSFRAREVNNENLLVLRSPTLAEAYRKEVERLWEAGDPL
- the deoC gene encoding deoxyribose-phosphate aldolase, with protein sequence MDLAAYIDHTLLKPTATPEEIQKVAEEALEYGFYGLCIPPSYVGLVRERYPHAPFRLVTVVGFPLGYQEKEVKALEASLAYARGADEIDMVLHLGRALAGDLAYVEEEVRAVRRAVPRAVLKVILETGHFTPEALEALAEAAIRGGADFLKTSTGFGPRGASLADVELLVRVARGRARVKAAGGIRDRETALQLLEAGASRLGTSSGVALVRGEAGSGY